Proteins co-encoded in one Anguilla anguilla isolate fAngAng1 chromosome 16, fAngAng1.pri, whole genome shotgun sequence genomic window:
- the LOC118214845 gene encoding RNA-binding protein MEX3B-like, translated as MPSSLFADMDRNVGSQVDALGDQTVLQIALDQLLGLDNDDSSVYDNEPRKKSVNMTECVPVPSSEHVAEIVGRQGCKIKALRAKTNTYIKTPVRGEEPVFVVTGRREDVAMARREIISAAEHFSMIRASRNKNASLNGGGGASIPGPPNLPGQTTIQVRVPYRVVGLVVGPKGATIKRIQQQTHTYIVTPSRDKEPVFEVTGMPENVDRAREEIEAHIAVRTGGFVELTDDNDFHANGTDVGFDLHGHPALWSKAAATTTPTAGRKPFANYRNDSSSSLGSASTDSYFGNNAGSRLADYSPPSPTLSYTASSNGNNNNNNNNNANINGNINGHGDKFVSISPVCTDLTFKSSPGFNHSPATPSAPSLLWSQYDHPAPSGGAPPTVFPAAASANGSGGVGNQRAPSRLSPPLHHHHANGLSQHPLARRVCSDPGGGALSFSTFSSCGLSNGMEETSMSGPHLPEMPSDSSASSDSSTSSSSSSSSTGTSRKGSRDCSLCFESEVIAALVPCGHNLFCMECANRICERNNPECPVCHTAVTQAIRIFS; from the exons ATGCCCAGTTCGCTCTTCGCAGATATGGACAGAAATGTGGGCAGTCAGGTGGACGCCCTGGGGGACCAAACCGTCCTACAGATAGCACTGGACCAGCTGCTTGGCTTGGACAACGATGACAGCTCTGTTTATGACAACGAGCCGAGGAAGAAGAGTGTTAACATGACCGAATGTGTCCCGGTTCCCAGCTCGGAGCACGTAGCCGAAATCGTCGGCAGGCAAG gcTGTAAAATCAAAGCCTTGCGAGCAAAGACCAACACCTATATCAAGACTCCGGTGCGAGGGGAGGAGCCGGTGTTCGTGGTGACGGGCCGAAGAGAGGACGTAGCCATGGCAAGGAGAGAGATCATCTCGGCTGCAGAGCATTTCTCCATGATCCGAGCCTCCAGGAACAAGAACGCCAGCCTGAATGGCGGGGGTGGGGCATCCATCCCTGGGCCCCCCAACCTGCCTGGGCAGACCACCATCCAGGTACGCGTGCCCTACAGGGTAGTGGGACTGGTGGTGGGGCCCAAGGGGGCCACCATCAAGCGCATCCAGCAGCAGACGCACACCTACATTGTCACGCCCAGCCGCGACAAGGAGCCGGTGTTTGAGGTGACGGGCATGCCCGAGAATGTGGACCGCGCGCGGGAGGAGATTGAGGCCCATATCGCCGTGCGGACGGGAGGGTTCGTGGAGCTGACCGATGACAATGACTTCCATGCCAACGGCACGGATGTGGGCTTCGACCTGCACGGCCACCCCGCTCTGTGGAGCAAGGCTGCTGCCACCACCACGCCCACCGCCGGCCGTAAGCCCTTCGCCAACTACCGCAACGACAGCTCCAGCTCCCTGGGCAGCGCCTCCACCGACTCCTACTTTGGCAACAATGCCGGCTCCCGGTTGGCCGACtacagcccccccagccccaccttGAGCTACACGGCCTCCAGcaatggcaacaacaacaataacaacaacaacaacgccAATATTAACGGCAACATTAATGGCCACGGTGACAAGTTTGTCTCCATTTCCCCAGTTTGCACTGATCTGACATTTAAATCTTCACCAGGATTCAACCATTCCCCTGCCACGCCCTCTGCTCCCAGTCTGCTGTGGTCACAGTATGACCACCCTGCACCTTCTGGCGGTGCCCCGCCCACTGTGTttccagctgctgcttctgcaaaCGGCAGCGGGGGCGTTGGGAACCAGCGGGCCCCATCCAGACTGTCCCCTCCCCTGCACCATCACCACGCCAATGGCCTGTCCCAGCACCCGCTGGCTCGCAGGGTGTGCAGTGACCCAGGAGGGGGCGCCCTCTCCTTTTCCACCTTCTCTAGCTGTGGGCTGTCCAATGGGATGGAGGAGACCTCCATGTCCGGGCCACACCTCCCTGAAATGCCATCCGACTCCTCCGCTTCATCGGATTCCTCaacatcctcatcctcctcttcctcttccacgGGTACGAGCCGGAAGGGCAGCCGGGACTGCTCGCTGTGCTTTGAGAGTGAGGTGATTGCCGCACTGGTGCCCTGCGGGCACAACCTGTTCTGCATGGAGTGTGCCAACCGCATCTGTGAGCGGAACAATCCGGAATGTCCCGTCTGCCACACTGCTGTCACTCAGGCCATACGCATCTTCTCATAG